The following coding sequences are from one Syngnathus acus chromosome 12, fSynAcu1.2, whole genome shotgun sequence window:
- the LOC119131517 gene encoding bromodomain-containing protein 3-like isoform X2, producing the protein MIMASDTEPLAPQVENPPPPEVTNVNKLGRRTNQLQFLRSVLVKAVWKHHFAWPFYHPVDAVALKLPDYHTIITNAMDLGTIKQRLENNYYWSATECLQDFNTMFTNCYVYNKPTDDIVLMALSLEKIYLQKVAQMPQKEVELVSHPAKGKSKKKSSGGLEALQTDSSQANTKRSDSTELNDSPESKRRRQITELSSLFFTSEKELTLQDGETIQLSKQLRCCKEILKEMLSKKHAAYAWPFYKPVDVEALQLHDYRDIIKCPMDLSTVKAKLNRREYPDAQRFAADVRLIFSNCYKYNPPYHDVVALAKKLQSVFERKFAAILDEPIRSTSQVAHGPVLGGLTTVSSTLDKSDEQGSQFAEFQQQNGGGDYDEESPQLTYHEKHQLSLDINRLSGIKLGQVVRIIQKREPSVCDANPDEIEIDFESLKPSTLRALQQYVRCCLYKKFKRFQKKRCQVGAFQMESSSSSSDSDVNSSLESSSENTDL; encoded by the exons ATGATCATGGCATCGGACACTGAGCCACTTGCACCACAAGTGGAGAACCCCCCGCCGCCCGAGGTCACCAATGTCAACAAGTTAGGGCGAAGAACTAACCAGCTTCAGTTCTTGCGGAGTGTATTGGTGAAGGCTGTGTGGAAGCACCATTTTGCCTGGCCTTTTTACCATCCTGTCGATGCTGTGGCTCTGAAATTGCCA GATTATCATACCATAATAACCAACGCTATGGATTTGGGAACCATCAAACAAAGACTCGAGAACAATTACTATTGGAGTGCCACTGAATGTTTGCAGGACTTCAACACCATGTTCACCAACTGCTACGTTTATAACAAG CCCACAGATGACATAGTGCTGATGGCTCTCAGCTTGGAAAAGATTTATTTGCAAAAAGTTGCACAGATGCCTCAGAAAGAAGTAGAGCTGGTGTCTCATCCAGCCAAagggaaaagtaaaaaaaaaagttcag GTGGACTGGAGGCCCTGCAGACAGATTCTTCACAGGCCAACACC AAGAGGAGCGATTCGACCGAATTGAACGACTCACCAGAAAGCAAGAGAAGACGGCAAATCACCGAGCTTTCCAGCCTCTTTTTTACCAGTGAAAAAGAGTTAACACTTCAAGACGGTGAGACGATCCAACTGAGCAAACAACTGCGATGCTGCAAGGAGATTCTGAAGGAAATGCTCTCCAAGAAGCACGCAGCCTACGCTTGGCCTTTCTACAAGCCTGTGGATGTTGAAGCATTGCAGCTGCACGACTATCGTGACATCATCAAGTGCCCAATGGATCTTAGTACTGTCAAG GCAAAACTGAACAGACGGGAGTACCCAGATGCGCAAAGATTTGCTGCGGACGTCAGGTTAATTTTCTCCAACTGTTACAAGTACAACCCCCCGTACCATGACGTCGTCGCCCTGGCCAAGAAGCTTCAG AGCGTGTTTGAGAGGAAATTTGCTGCCATTCTAGACGAGCCCATCAGGAGCACTTCGCAGGTGGCCCACGGTCCGGTTCTGGGTGGGCTGACCACAGTCTCGTCCACTTTGGATAAATCGGATGAACAAGGCTCACAATTTGCTGAGTTCCAACAACAG AATGGAGGTGGCGACTATGACGAAGAATCCCCGCAACTGACGTACCACGAGAAGCACCAGCTGAGTCTGGACATAAACAGACTATCGGGCATAAAGCTGGGCCAGGTGGTACGCATCATTCAGAAACGGGAGCCGTCCGTGTGCGACGCCAACCCTGACGAGATCGAGATCGACTTTGAGAGTCTGAAACCGTCGACTTTGCGCGCACTGCAGCAATACGTGCGTTGTTGTCTGTACAAGAAGTTCAAGAGATTTCAGA AGAAGAGGTGTCAAGTCGGAGCTTTTCAAAtggaaagcagcagcagctcctcaGATTCCGACGTCAACAGTTCTTTGGAATCCAGTTCAGAAAATACTGACTTGTGA
- the LOC119131517 gene encoding bromodomain-containing protein 3-like isoform X1: MIMASDTEPLAPQVENPPPPEVTNVNKLGRRTNQLQFLRSVLVKAVWKHHFAWPFYHPVDAVALKLPDYHTIITNAMDLGTIKQRLENNYYWSATECLQDFNTMFTNCYVYNKPTDDIVLMALSLEKIYLQKVAQMPQKEVELVSHPAKGKSKKKSSGGLEALQTDSSQANTKKSLKKRSDSTELNDSPESKRRRQITELSSLFFTSEKELTLQDGETIQLSKQLRCCKEILKEMLSKKHAAYAWPFYKPVDVEALQLHDYRDIIKCPMDLSTVKAKLNRREYPDAQRFAADVRLIFSNCYKYNPPYHDVVALAKKLQSVFERKFAAILDEPIRSTSQVAHGPVLGGLTTVSSTLDKSDEQGSQFAEFQQQNGGGDYDEESPQLTYHEKHQLSLDINRLSGIKLGQVVRIIQKREPSVCDANPDEIEIDFESLKPSTLRALQQYVRCCLYKKFKRFQKKRCQVGAFQMESSSSSSDSDVNSSLESSSENTDL, translated from the exons ATGATCATGGCATCGGACACTGAGCCACTTGCACCACAAGTGGAGAACCCCCCGCCGCCCGAGGTCACCAATGTCAACAAGTTAGGGCGAAGAACTAACCAGCTTCAGTTCTTGCGGAGTGTATTGGTGAAGGCTGTGTGGAAGCACCATTTTGCCTGGCCTTTTTACCATCCTGTCGATGCTGTGGCTCTGAAATTGCCA GATTATCATACCATAATAACCAACGCTATGGATTTGGGAACCATCAAACAAAGACTCGAGAACAATTACTATTGGAGTGCCACTGAATGTTTGCAGGACTTCAACACCATGTTCACCAACTGCTACGTTTATAACAAG CCCACAGATGACATAGTGCTGATGGCTCTCAGCTTGGAAAAGATTTATTTGCAAAAAGTTGCACAGATGCCTCAGAAAGAAGTAGAGCTGGTGTCTCATCCAGCCAAagggaaaagtaaaaaaaaaagttcag GTGGACTGGAGGCCCTGCAGACAGATTCTTCACAGGCCAACACC aagaaaagctTGAAGAAGAGGAGCGATTCGACCGAATTGAACGACTCACCAGAAAGCAAGAGAAGACGGCAAATCACCGAGCTTTCCAGCCTCTTTTTTACCAGTGAAAAAGAGTTAACACTTCAAGACGGTGAGACGATCCAACTGAGCAAACAACTGCGATGCTGCAAGGAGATTCTGAAGGAAATGCTCTCCAAGAAGCACGCAGCCTACGCTTGGCCTTTCTACAAGCCTGTGGATGTTGAAGCATTGCAGCTGCACGACTATCGTGACATCATCAAGTGCCCAATGGATCTTAGTACTGTCAAG GCAAAACTGAACAGACGGGAGTACCCAGATGCGCAAAGATTTGCTGCGGACGTCAGGTTAATTTTCTCCAACTGTTACAAGTACAACCCCCCGTACCATGACGTCGTCGCCCTGGCCAAGAAGCTTCAG AGCGTGTTTGAGAGGAAATTTGCTGCCATTCTAGACGAGCCCATCAGGAGCACTTCGCAGGTGGCCCACGGTCCGGTTCTGGGTGGGCTGACCACAGTCTCGTCCACTTTGGATAAATCGGATGAACAAGGCTCACAATTTGCTGAGTTCCAACAACAG AATGGAGGTGGCGACTATGACGAAGAATCCCCGCAACTGACGTACCACGAGAAGCACCAGCTGAGTCTGGACATAAACAGACTATCGGGCATAAAGCTGGGCCAGGTGGTACGCATCATTCAGAAACGGGAGCCGTCCGTGTGCGACGCCAACCCTGACGAGATCGAGATCGACTTTGAGAGTCTGAAACCGTCGACTTTGCGCGCACTGCAGCAATACGTGCGTTGTTGTCTGTACAAGAAGTTCAAGAGATTTCAGA AGAAGAGGTGTCAAGTCGGAGCTTTTCAAAtggaaagcagcagcagctcctcaGATTCCGACGTCAACAGTTCTTTGGAATCCAGTTCAGAAAATACTGACTTGTGA